The Neobacillus sp. PS3-34 genome has a window encoding:
- a CDS encoding Crp/Fnr family transcriptional regulator, producing MKQDDIKRVLSEFSLFRELNSEEMDKIVGISITRDWKKNSHVFLQGDPLENVYFIYSGRIKVYKSDINGREQIVAIMKQGEMFPHVGFFRQGDYPAFAEVLEGSTLIAIPIHQFEKILIENPELCIKVFRVLGEKIVDLQNRLEEQILNNTYEQIIKLLVRLGTKNGKNLKNGKILLEAEFTNRDLANMIGTTRETISRTLTKMKRDALIEVDDEGNMILEPERLLEEIL from the coding sequence ATGAAACAAGATGATATTAAAAGGGTTCTTTCGGAGTTTTCGCTCTTCCGTGAATTGAATAGTGAAGAAATGGATAAAATTGTGGGAATATCTATAACTAGAGATTGGAAAAAGAACAGCCATGTATTTCTTCAAGGCGATCCTCTCGAGAATGTATATTTTATTTATAGTGGAAGAATTAAGGTTTATAAAAGCGACATTAATGGGAGAGAGCAGATAGTCGCGATCATGAAGCAGGGAGAAATGTTTCCTCATGTCGGTTTTTTCCGCCAGGGTGACTATCCAGCATTTGCTGAGGTCCTTGAAGGATCAACACTTATTGCTATTCCTATACATCAATTTGAAAAAATACTAATCGAGAATCCTGAACTCTGTATCAAGGTTTTCCGGGTATTAGGCGAAAAAATTGTTGATTTACAAAACAGGCTTGAAGAACAAATTTTAAACAACACATATGAACAGATTATAAAATTATTGGTTCGTCTTGGAACAAAGAATGGAAAGAACCTTAAAAACGGTAAAATCCTGCTTGAGGCCGAATTTACAAATCGTGATTTGGCCAATATGATCGGAACCACAAGGGAAACGATTAGCAGGACACTTACGAAAATGAAAAGGGACGCACTAATTGAAGTAGACGACGAAGGCAATATGATTCTTGAGCCAGAGAGGCTTTTAGAAGAAATCCTCTAA
- a CDS encoding alpha/beta hydrolase: MEEVFDEKVNRLKQVLSINEQGTGETVVLIHGFCGSSAYWERVLPALSKECRVLAVDLRGHGKSPLPNGEFSIEDMAEDVAKVLNQEEAGKVFLFGHSLGGYVSLAFAERYPDKLKGYGLIHSTSYPDSKEAKEGRIAGIQKKENEGMEAFIGQLVPKLFADQSRSELKESIERAKEIGLQTNQQGAIQVLKAMKNRPDRTQTMENQSIPILLAAGKEDKVIPPDKTFSTSGRILTPSCLRGQDI, translated from the coding sequence ATGGAAGAAGTCTTTGACGAGAAGGTGAACAGATTGAAACAAGTTTTGTCAATTAATGAACAAGGTACAGGGGAAACAGTTGTTTTGATTCACGGTTTTTGCGGGAGTTCAGCATACTGGGAAAGAGTTCTCCCTGCATTAAGCAAAGAATGCCGGGTGTTGGCGGTTGATTTACGCGGACATGGAAAATCTCCTTTACCTAATGGGGAATTTTCAATCGAAGATATGGCAGAGGATGTGGCAAAAGTCTTAAACCAAGAAGAGGCAGGTAAAGTATTCCTGTTCGGACATTCTCTCGGAGGATATGTATCTTTGGCTTTTGCAGAGCGCTATCCTGATAAATTAAAGGGATATGGACTGATACATTCTACCTCATATCCTGATAGTAAAGAAGCGAAGGAAGGGCGCATTGCTGGAATACAGAAAAAAGAAAATGAAGGGATGGAAGCCTTTATCGGGCAGCTGGTTCCGAAGCTTTTTGCTGATCAATCACGAAGCGAACTAAAGGAAAGTATTGAAAGGGCTAAAGAAATAGGCTTACAAACAAATCAGCAAGGCGCAATCCAAGTCTTGAAAGCGATGAAAAATAGGCCTGACCGCACTCAAACTATGGAAAATCAAAGTATCCCTATTTTATTGGCAGCTGGAAAAGAAGATAAAGTAATACCTCCTGATAAAACTTTTTCAACGAGTGGCCGCATATTGACACCATCGTGCTTGAGAGGTCAGGACATATGA
- a CDS encoding spore coat protein, whose product MYCGTNIMPAVIHPTKCCVNHTFSTTVVPHIHPSHTTTVNHHLFEHKHYFPQTQSLANEVSNQQFNCGPGPVSPAPVPPVGPGFGPGMGGPGFGPGMGGPGFGQAWEDQDSAQEWVRQDSDPDLIGEDNF is encoded by the coding sequence ATGTACTGTGGAACAAATATAATGCCTGCGGTTATCCATCCAACAAAATGCTGTGTGAACCACACCTTCTCAACAACGGTGGTTCCTCACATTCATCCATCTCATACAACGACAGTAAATCATCATTTGTTTGAACACAAGCACTATTTTCCACAAACGCAATCACTGGCTAACGAGGTTTCCAACCAACAGTTTAATTGCGGCCCAGGACCAGTTTCACCAGCTCCAGTTCCGCCTGTAGGACCAGGCTTTGGCCCGGGAATGGGTGGACCAGGATTCGGTCCAGGAATGGGTGGACCAGGCTTTGGCCAGGCATGGGAGGACCAGGATTCGGCCCAGGAATGGGTGCGCCAGGATTCGGACCCGGACCTTATTGGGGAAGATAATTTCTGA
- a CDS encoding DUF1273 domain-containing protein: MKVLSISGYKPFELGIFKKDHPSVSYIKAAIKKELIPMLEEGLEWVLISGQLGVELWAAETVFELQVDYPDLKLAVITPFLEQESKWKDDNKEWYESVIIQADFVDSVSKKTYEKPWQFRLKNQFFIEKSDALLLMYDQEKEGSPKFMYEMAMQYQSKHSYHVRLITFYDLQNIVEEETLKNYEF; encoded by the coding sequence TTGAAGGTCCTTTCCATATCCGGCTATAAACCTTTTGAATTGGGAATATTTAAGAAAGACCACCCTTCCGTTTCATACATAAAAGCTGCGATCAAAAAAGAGCTCATACCTATGCTTGAAGAAGGGCTTGAATGGGTATTAATCAGCGGGCAATTAGGAGTGGAGCTGTGGGCCGCAGAAACGGTCTTTGAACTTCAGGTGGATTATCCAGACCTTAAGCTTGCCGTTATTACACCTTTTCTGGAGCAAGAATCCAAATGGAAGGATGATAATAAGGAATGGTACGAATCGGTTATAATCCAGGCTGATTTTGTTGATTCCGTTTCAAAAAAAACCTATGAAAAGCCGTGGCAGTTCAGGCTCAAAAACCAGTTCTTCATCGAGAAAAGTGATGCGCTTTTGTTAATGTACGATCAGGAAAAAGAGGGAAGCCCGAAATTCATGTATGAAATGGCAATGCAGTATCAAAGTAAGCACTCTTATCATGTGAGGCTGATTACATTTTATGACCTCCAAAATATTGTTGAAGAAGAAACTTTAAAGAACTATGAATTCTGA
- the gpsB gene encoding cell division regulator GpsB, whose translation MLSDKVKLTAKDILEKEFKSGMRGYKPEDVDKFLDFIIKDYETFHQEIDDLQQENLRLRKQLEDASRRQPAAQSAGTTNFDILKRLSNLEKHVFGNKLYD comes from the coding sequence ATGCTGTCTGACAAAGTGAAATTAACAGCTAAGGATATTTTAGAAAAAGAATTTAAATCCGGCATGCGCGGATACAAGCCTGAAGATGTGGATAAGTTCCTCGATTTCATTATTAAAGATTATGAAACATTCCATCAGGAAATTGATGACCTGCAACAGGAAAACCTTCGCTTGAGAAAACAGCTGGAGGATGCATCAAGGCGTCAGCCTGCTGCACAGTCAGCTGGAACAACCAATTTTGATATTCTTAAACGCTTATCAAATCTTGAAAAACATGTTTTTGGCAATAAGTTATATGATTGA
- a CDS encoding class I SAM-dependent RNA methyltransferase: MGKYQIIATAAMGLEALVAKEVRALGYECEVENGKVIFEGDESAIARANLWLRTADRIKIKVGEFKAYTFDELFEKTKALPWEKYIPEDAEFPVIGKSVKSKLFSVSDCQAIVKKAVVESLKQHYKRNGWFEETGALYRIEVALLKDVATITIDASGHGLHKRGYRIDQGEAPLKETLAAALVMLTNWAPERPFIDPFCGSGTIPIEAAMIGQNIAPGFNREFVSEGWGWIPEKVWDNARIEAEDLANYDQPIDITGTDIDHRMVNIATENAFEAGFGDLISFKQMQVKDITTKKEYGVIVGNPPYGERLGDKKAVEHMYKEMGQAFEKLDTWSVYIMTSNEQFEQFYGKPATKKRKLFNGFIRTDLYQYWGKKPPRNHNE; encoded by the coding sequence ATGGGAAAATATCAAATAATCGCAACCGCCGCTATGGGCCTTGAAGCTCTTGTGGCAAAAGAGGTTCGCGCTCTCGGCTACGAATGTGAAGTAGAAAATGGAAAAGTGATTTTTGAAGGAGATGAGAGTGCAATTGCCCGCGCCAATTTATGGTTGAGGACGGCAGACAGGATAAAAATCAAAGTCGGAGAATTTAAGGCCTATACCTTTGATGAATTATTTGAAAAAACTAAAGCTCTGCCCTGGGAAAAATACATCCCAGAGGATGCTGAGTTTCCTGTGATCGGGAAGTCCGTAAAATCCAAGCTTTTCAGTGTATCTGACTGTCAGGCGATTGTAAAAAAAGCAGTTGTTGAAAGTCTGAAACAACATTATAAAAGGAACGGCTGGTTTGAAGAAACTGGCGCCCTTTACAGAATTGAAGTTGCGCTTTTAAAGGATGTTGCGACAATTACCATCGACGCCAGCGGCCATGGTCTCCACAAAAGGGGTTATCGCATAGACCAGGGGGAGGCACCTTTGAAAGAAACATTGGCAGCCGCTCTTGTTATGCTTACCAATTGGGCACCTGAACGGCCGTTTATCGATCCATTTTGTGGTTCGGGTACCATACCGATTGAAGCAGCCATGATTGGGCAGAATATCGCTCCAGGCTTTAACCGTGAATTTGTATCGGAAGGATGGGGATGGATTCCAGAAAAAGTATGGGATAATGCCCGCATTGAAGCAGAAGATCTTGCGAATTATGACCAGCCGATTGATATAACAGGCACAGACATCGACCACCGCATGGTTAATATCGCAACCGAAAACGCATTTGAGGCTGGCTTTGGAGATTTAATTTCCTTTAAACAGATGCAGGTAAAAGATATTACAACAAAAAAAGAATATGGAGTGATTGTCGGCAATCCCCCATATGGTGAACGCCTTGGCGATAAAAAGGCAGTCGAACATATGTATAAAGAGATGGGCCAGGCTTTTGAAAAGCTGGATACATGGTCTGTATACATTATGACTTCAAACGAACAATTCGAGCAATTTTATGGAAAACCTGCAACAAAGAAAAGAAAGCTCTTTAACGGCTTCATCCGAACCGACCTATATCAATACTGGGGAAAAAAACCGCCGAGAAATCATAACGAATAA
- a CDS encoding metal-sulfur cluster assembly factor, producing MGITEEMIREQLKNVYDPELNINVVDLGLIYSINVNKAGAANVTMTLTTPGCPLHDSIVSGVKYCILEITGITSAEVELVWEPAWTPEMMTPEGMRLLRG from the coding sequence ATGGGTATAACAGAAGAAATGATTCGAGAGCAATTAAAAAATGTGTATGATCCTGAATTGAATATCAACGTCGTCGATTTAGGACTGATATATAGTATAAATGTCAATAAAGCAGGTGCCGCCAATGTAACAATGACTCTGACAACGCCTGGCTGTCCGCTCCATGACAGTATAGTAAGCGGAGTGAAATACTGTATTTTGGAGATTACGGGAATTACGAGTGCAGAGGTAGAGCTCGTTTGGGAGCCTGCATGGACTCCGGAAATGATGACGCCAGAGGGTATGAGATTATTAAGAGGTTAA
- a CDS encoding DUF2249 domain-containing protein has protein sequence MILDNRGLEPPQPMMRTLEALEKMDSNGILTIFNDRRPMFLYEQLDELGFQHRTEPQHDGSFKIEIFR, from the coding sequence ATGATTTTGGATAATAGAGGACTGGAACCGCCACAGCCAATGATGAGGACGTTAGAAGCACTTGAAAAGATGGATTCAAATGGCATCTTAACGATATTTAACGACAGAAGGCCAATGTTCCTTTATGAACAGCTAGATGAATTAGGCTTTCAGCATCGGACAGAACCACAACACGACGGAAGTTTTAAAATTGAAATCTTCCGGTAA
- a CDS encoding DUF2249 domain-containing protein, with protein MDHKIIELDVREDITNKLEPFQKIMEAISGLKGEDVFILHAPFKPVPLFAVMKAKGFTYELEELEKKHWKVIFTKRENVS; from the coding sequence ATGGATCATAAGATCATTGAGTTGGACGTTCGTGAGGATATAACAAACAAACTTGAACCCTTCCAAAAAATTATGGAGGCAATATCTGGCTTAAAAGGAGAAGATGTATTCATTCTCCACGCCCCATTCAAACCTGTCCCATTATTTGCAGTAATGAAAGCAAAGGGATTTACTTATGAATTGGAAGAACTGGAGAAAAAACACTGGAAGGTTATTTTTACCAAAAGGGAGAATGTATCATGA
- a CDS encoding Crp/Fnr family transcriptional regulator, with protein sequence MKTEEIMKRLAAVPIFKELTEGELTPFVKIAQTRIYKQKMYVFMQDDRLDRVFFIHSGRVKIYKTDFSGKEQIVSVLEPGEMFPHAGFFRQGSYPAHAEILEDAVLIVIPIDQFEEILITYPELCIKLFKVLGEKIVDLQKRLEEQILHNTYEQIILLLIRLCKSNAEQTGTQFKLTAHFTNRELANMIGTSRETVSRTINHLKKKEYVSQDEAGFYLIDKEALKQELF encoded by the coding sequence ATGAAAACAGAAGAAATCATGAAAAGGCTGGCCGCAGTTCCTATCTTTAAGGAACTGACTGAGGGTGAATTAACCCCGTTTGTAAAAATTGCACAGACAAGGATTTATAAGCAAAAAATGTATGTATTCATGCAGGATGACAGATTGGACCGTGTTTTCTTTATCCATTCAGGAAGAGTGAAAATTTACAAAACAGATTTTTCAGGCAAGGAACAAATCGTTTCAGTGCTGGAGCCTGGTGAGATGTTCCCTCATGCTGGATTCTTCAGGCAGGGCAGTTATCCTGCACATGCAGAAATCTTGGAGGACGCCGTCTTAATCGTAATTCCAATTGATCAATTTGAAGAAATTTTGATTACCTACCCCGAGCTTTGCATTAAGCTCTTCAAAGTATTAGGAGAGAAAATAGTCGATTTGCAAAAGAGGCTCGAGGAACAGATTCTCCATAATACATACGAACAAATCATTCTTCTTTTAATCAGACTGTGCAAGTCTAATGCGGAGCAAACCGGAACACAGTTCAAGCTGACAGCTCATTTTACAAATCGTGAGCTTGCGAATATGATTGGCACTTCCAGAGAAACCGTCAGCAGAACGATCAACCATCTTAAAAAGAAGGAATACGTCAGCCAGGACGAAGCTGGTTTCTATCTGATTGATAAAGAAGCACTAAAGCAAGAGTTATTTTAA
- a CDS encoding cbb3-type cytochrome c oxidase subunit I, protein MEIQRGTSTNKVVKANKNALLKSILIITILLSFTVLLGGGYWIFKEQAPRPMEVTNEKGDVLLTKKTIMGGQAVFQKYGLMDYGTVLGHGSYMGPDYTAEALKVYTQGMQDFKAEEKFGSDFASLTDDEQTVIRKNVITEMRKNRYNSSKDTMKLTDAQAFGLERVRDYYKNVFTKGDGWGLKAHLINEKDLPAGDRAYVAGGDQIKQISDFFFWTAWLSSTVRQGDKITYTNNWPYYEDAGNHLSFSAVWWSGASVTVLILFVGIILFVFYRYHLGMQEAYTPGNFPKLDLRKIPVTNSQRKAGKYFVIVAALFFVQSMFGALLAHYYIEPESFFGMKWIHDILPFNITKGYHLQLAIFWIATAWLGMGIYIAPLVGGHEPKKQGLLVDILFWALVVLVVGSMVGQWLGANGYLGNNWFLLGHQGWEYLELGRIWQVILVVGMLIWLFIVYRGIRSGLRRETDKGGLIHLLFYSAIAVPLFYIFAFFINPGTSFTFADYWRWWIIHLWVEGIFEVFAVVVIGFLMVQMNLVTKSSTVKALYFQLILLLGSGVIGIGHHYYYNGSAEIWLGLGAVFSALEVIPLTLLILEAYEQYRMMRDGGVNFPYKGTFWFLISVAIWNLVGAGVLGFLINLPAVSYFEHGQFLTPTHGHASMMGVYGMFACAVLLYSLRNIVKPEAWNDKWIKFSCLALNIGLAGMVFASLLPAGFLQIKEAYYHGYAASRSSAFLQKDIVQTLLTWRAVPDTIFLIGVASLLAFCIKAIFNLRKPTHKEGEPLPVKDLAADED, encoded by the coding sequence ATGGAAATACAGCGGGGAACATCAACAAACAAAGTGGTGAAAGCCAATAAAAACGCACTTTTAAAGTCCATTTTAATTATCACCATTTTGCTAAGCTTCACTGTTTTGTTAGGGGGAGGCTACTGGATTTTTAAGGAACAGGCACCAAGGCCAATGGAGGTCACAAATGAAAAAGGCGATGTCCTATTGACGAAGAAAACAATCATGGGTGGACAGGCGGTTTTTCAAAAGTACGGTTTAATGGATTATGGAACAGTTCTAGGTCACGGATCGTATATGGGACCGGATTATACAGCTGAAGCATTGAAGGTGTACACTCAGGGAATGCAGGATTTCAAAGCAGAGGAAAAATTCGGTTCGGATTTTGCGAGTTTAACAGATGACGAACAAACAGTCATCCGTAAAAATGTAATAACAGAAATGCGTAAAAATCGTTATAACAGTTCAAAAGATACAATGAAATTAACTGATGCACAGGCTTTCGGGCTTGAAAGAGTCAGGGATTATTATAAAAATGTCTTCACTAAAGGCGATGGCTGGGGACTTAAAGCACATTTAATCAATGAAAAGGATTTGCCAGCCGGAGACCGCGCCTATGTTGCAGGCGGAGACCAGATCAAGCAAATTTCTGATTTCTTCTTCTGGACAGCTTGGCTTTCAAGCACTGTCCGCCAAGGAGATAAAATTACCTATACAAATAACTGGCCTTATTATGAAGATGCAGGAAACCATTTGTCATTTTCTGCAGTGTGGTGGAGCGGAGCAAGTGTAACAGTATTAATCCTATTTGTCGGAATTATCCTGTTCGTATTTTATCGTTATCATCTTGGAATGCAGGAAGCATATACTCCTGGAAATTTTCCTAAATTGGATTTAAGGAAAATACCTGTAACAAATTCGCAGCGAAAAGCAGGAAAGTACTTTGTAATTGTTGCAGCACTGTTCTTTGTCCAATCGATGTTCGGGGCATTGCTTGCTCACTATTATATAGAGCCTGAAAGCTTTTTCGGAATGAAGTGGATTCATGATATTCTTCCTTTTAATATTACAAAAGGTTACCATCTGCAGCTAGCCATCTTCTGGATTGCAACAGCGTGGCTCGGAATGGGAATTTATATAGCTCCTCTTGTTGGGGGACATGAACCAAAGAAGCAGGGATTATTAGTAGATATTTTATTTTGGGCACTTGTCGTTCTCGTTGTTGGCAGCATGGTCGGTCAATGGCTTGGAGCGAATGGCTACCTTGGCAACAACTGGTTCTTATTAGGTCACCAGGGCTGGGAGTATTTAGAGTTAGGCCGTATTTGGCAGGTTATTCTCGTGGTAGGAATGCTAATCTGGCTGTTTATCGTTTATCGTGGTATCAGAAGCGGCTTAAGGCGCGAAACAGATAAAGGCGGGCTCATTCACCTATTGTTCTACTCAGCAATTGCAGTTCCGCTATTCTATATTTTCGCATTCTTCATTAACCCTGGAACAAGCTTTACATTTGCAGATTACTGGCGCTGGTGGATTATCCATTTATGGGTAGAAGGAATTTTTGAAGTATTTGCAGTAGTAGTTATCGGCTTCCTAATGGTTCAAATGAATCTGGTTACAAAGAGTTCAACTGTTAAAGCATTATACTTCCAATTAATCCTGCTCCTTGGCAGCGGCGTCATTGGGATCGGACATCATTATTACTATAATGGTTCGGCAGAAATTTGGCTGGGTCTGGGTGCTGTGTTCTCTGCACTCGAAGTTATTCCATTAACATTGTTAATACTTGAAGCATATGAGCAATACCGTATGATGCGTGATGGCGGAGTGAATTTCCCTTACAAAGGCACATTCTGGTTCCTTATCTCCGTTGCTATCTGGAATCTTGTTGGAGCGGGTGTACTTGGTTTCTTAATTAACCTGCCAGCAGTCAGCTACTTTGAACATGGCCAGTTCCTGACACCTACCCACGGCCATGCATCAATGATGGGTGTTTACGGAATGTTCGCCTGTGCGGTTCTCCTTTACTCTTTACGAAACATTGTTAAACCAGAAGCTTGGAATGACAAATGGATCAAATTCAGCTGTTTAGCGCTTAATATAGGGCTTGCAGGTATGGTGTTTGCATCATTGCTGCCAGCAGGATTCCTGCAAATTAAGGAAGCATATTACCACGGTTACGCAGCTTCCCGCTCATCAGCATTTTTACAAAAGGATATCGTCCAGACATTATTAACCTGGCGCGCGGTTCCAGATACTATTTTCTTGATTGGTGTTGCAAGCCTACTTGCATTTTGCATCAAAGCAATATTCAATTTAAGAAAACCAACCCATAAAGAAGGTGAACCTCTGCCAGTAAAAGATCTCGCTGCAGATGAAGATTAA
- a CDS encoding DUF2249 domain-containing protein, whose amino-acid sequence MKTFTAIVNVPDYPPREKHPTIFKTFDGLKSGETMQIINDHDPRPLLYQFMMERPEQFNWEYIEEGPEIWKVAIDKK is encoded by the coding sequence TTGAAAACTTTTACTGCAATTGTAAATGTCCCTGATTATCCGCCGCGTGAAAAGCATCCGACCATTTTTAAAACCTTTGATGGCTTAAAAAGTGGAGAGACGATGCAAATTATTAATGACCACGATCCACGGCCACTTCTTTATCAGTTTATGATGGAGCGCCCAGAACAGTTTAATTGGGAGTATATTGAAGAAGGACCTGAAATCTGGAAAGTGGCAATTGATAAAAAATAA
- a CDS encoding carboxypeptidase M32, with translation MSEKLEQFEKEFLEYVKKMTAYNEALGLIYWDLRTGAPKQGIGQRSEVIGMLSSEVFKMSTSEEMAAYIANLSSANLSEITEKILIECKKTYDRNKKIPAEEYREFVVTQSKAESVWEEARAKSDFELFRPYLEKLVQMTKRFIGYWGHQGNKYNTLLDMYEPGITVEVLDKVFGELREKIVPLVKQISESEKKPVTDFLFKTFPKEEQRLFSLEILKQMGYNFDAGRLDETVHPFATGLNPGDVRVTTRYDEQDFRTAVFGTIHEGGHALYEQNISQDLIGTPLCSGTSMGIHESQSLFYENFVGRNYSFWKNNYELLKKYASGQFDDVNMDDFYKAINESKPSLIRIEADELTYPLHVIVRYEIEKGLFNDEIEVKDLPTIWNDMYEKYLGVRPESDSQGVLQDVHWSGGSFGYFPSYALGYMYAAQFKNKMLEEIPNYDQLLEEGNLAPIKEWFTRNVHQYGKLKKPLEILQDVTGEGLNAKYLTDYLYEKYGRVYQLN, from the coding sequence ATGAGTGAAAAGCTGGAGCAATTTGAAAAAGAGTTTTTAGAGTATGTAAAAAAGATGACAGCCTATAACGAAGCACTCGGCTTAATTTATTGGGATTTACGGACTGGGGCTCCAAAACAGGGAATCGGGCAGAGGTCAGAAGTAATCGGCATGCTATCTTCTGAAGTGTTTAAAATGTCCACTTCTGAAGAAATGGCGGCATACATAGCAAATCTTTCCAGTGCTAATCTTTCGGAAATAACTGAAAAGATTCTCATAGAATGCAAAAAAACATACGACCGCAATAAAAAAATACCTGCAGAAGAATACAGGGAATTCGTTGTAACGCAGTCAAAAGCAGAAAGTGTATGGGAGGAAGCCCGCGCAAAATCGGATTTTGAACTATTCCGCCCTTATTTAGAGAAATTGGTTCAAATGACGAAACGGTTTATCGGGTACTGGGGCCATCAGGGAAATAAATACAATACACTGTTGGATATGTATGAACCAGGAATAACCGTTGAAGTGCTTGATAAGGTATTTGGTGAGCTGAGAGAAAAGATTGTTCCCCTCGTTAAGCAAATTTCAGAATCAGAGAAGAAGCCAGTAACCGATTTTCTTTTTAAAACCTTCCCTAAGGAAGAGCAGCGTCTATTCAGTCTCGAAATTCTTAAGCAAATGGGCTATAATTTCGACGCAGGCAGGCTTGACGAAACGGTCCATCCTTTTGCTACTGGCTTAAACCCGGGAGACGTCAGGGTTACAACGAGGTATGATGAACAGGACTTCCGTACAGCTGTATTTGGAACAATACATGAAGGCGGTCATGCATTATATGAACAGAATATATCACAGGATCTAATTGGAACTCCTCTATGTTCCGGAACATCGATGGGTATCCATGAATCTCAATCTCTGTTTTACGAAAACTTTGTCGGCCGGAATTACTCCTTTTGGAAAAATAATTACGAGCTGCTTAAAAAATATGCAAGCGGTCAATTTGATGATGTGAATATGGATGATTTTTACAAAGCGATCAATGAATCAAAGCCTTCACTTATCCGAATTGAGGCAGATGAGCTAACCTATCCTCTTCACGTCATTGTCCGATATGAAATAGAAAAAGGGCTGTTTAATGATGAAATTGAGGTAAAGGACCTACCAACAATTTGGAATGACATGTATGAAAAATACCTGGGTGTACGGCCTGAATCAGATTCACAGGGCGTTCTTCAGGATGTTCATTGGTCAGGAGGAAGCTTTGGCTATTTCCCATCCTATGCACTAGGCTATATGTATGCGGCGCAATTTAAAAACAAGATGCTGGAAGAGATTCCGAATTATGATCAGCTGCTTGAGGAGGGTAACCTGGCTCCAATCAAGGAATGGTTTACAAGGAATGTACATCAGTATGGAAAACTAAAAAAACCGCTTGAAATTCTCCAGGATGTTACCGGAGAAGGCCTTAATGCGAAATACTTAACCGACTATTTATATGAAAAGTACGGAAGGGTTTATCAGCTGAATTAA
- a CDS encoding cytochrome c oxidase subunit II has product MHMHKLEKIWLIFGVAALIVFLSTIGVSAFYLGNKPPSCLTTINPEKVDQTAPFNKPGLHKVEGKEWDYELVYVAQAFSYNPVEVKVPLGAKVKVIATTKDVVHGFEMAGTNINMMLEPGYVSEYVTTFDKEGEYLIVCNEYCGTGHHLMSSKIEVVKDAK; this is encoded by the coding sequence ATGCATATGCATAAATTAGAAAAAATATGGCTGATTTTCGGCGTAGCAGCTCTTATTGTTTTTTTATCGACAATCGGAGTAAGCGCATTCTATCTTGGAAATAAGCCGCCAAGCTGTTTAACAACCATTAATCCTGAGAAGGTCGATCAGACCGCACCATTTAATAAACCAGGCCTTCACAAAGTGGAAGGAAAAGAATGGGATTACGAACTGGTTTATGTTGCTCAGGCATTCTCATACAATCCTGTTGAGGTGAAAGTACCGTTAGGAGCAAAGGTAAAGGTTATCGCAACTACTAAGGATGTCGTTCACGGGTTTGAAATGGCCGGTACAAACATCAATATGATGCTTGAGCCTGGGTATGTAAGCGAGTATGTGACTACATTTGATAAAGAAGGCGAATATTTAATCGTTTGTAATGAATATTGCGGAACAGGACATCATTTAATGAGTTCAAAAATCGAGGTGGTAAAAGATGCTAAATAA
- a CDS encoding cytochrome c oxidase subunit 2A: protein MAQAKLKAKPKKDEESASLKGTMASVAFLGIFIIVTWLSVYFLFVNRF, encoded by the coding sequence ATGGCGCAAGCGAAACTAAAAGCTAAACCAAAAAAAGATGAGGAAAGCGCTTCACTTAAAGGGACAATGGCTTCCGTTGCATTTTTAGGAATCTTCATTATTGTCACCTGGTTAAGTGTTTACTTCTTATTTGTAAATCGCTTTTAA